Within the Cryptococcus neoformans var. neoformans B-3501A chromosome 1, whole genome shotgun sequence genome, the region TGGAGTGATGATCAGTCGATTGTCTTGGGTATATTTATTTGACTCACGTATTGCATGCCCATGAATTCAGCAATGGCAAACGGGACGCCCACGTATACCGGTAACCACTTGAAAGTACTGAAGATGAGCCATAGCACTGCTATGGGCAACAAGAAGATAGCCAGGATGGTATTTCTCTATTAACGGTCAGCTGGATCCATGAGACACTGGTAGCCTCACTCACAGGGCCCAATTTGCCTTCCATCTTCACACCATCAATGCTCCACCCTGCCTCCTCGAGACCCTTTTGGAACGGCACTAGACCCCTCAACTCCTCTGCCATATCTCTGGGAGTCTTccctgcttcttctttcgcaTCGAGACTAGCACCGGCTTCTACAAGGTGCATGATGGAGACCTTGTTGCCTTTCACCGCTGCCCAGTGAAGAGGAGTCATACCCGCATTGTCGGTCGAGTTCACTGAAGCACCGTGTCTAATGAGGAGATCGACTGAAAGAGCGTCGCCTTGATAAGCTGCCCACATGAGAGCAGTATGACCATCTGTATCCTTTTCATCGATAGCTACCGGTTGATGAAGCTACATATTGATGTCAGCGCGTTAAGTCCAAGTATGGTGATCAATGTTCGCTCACCATGTATAGCAGCGGCATGACGGCACTGGAATGAGTGATGAGGTGCAACGTATTAAAGCCTTGAGAGTCATGTATATTTGGGTCAGCACCCCTTGATATTAAGAGATGTACAACATATAAATGTCCATTTCTACGAAATATAATCATATGAGTAATGTATTCGGACGCATCGGGGAGCTTACCTTGCAGCCCATTGCAAAGGAGTAGCTTTCAGCTCACCACCAATCGCGTCGATATCAGCGCCACTGTCTATTAGGAGTCTACATGTTCCCATGTGCGCGTTAATAGCGGCCCAGTGTAAAGGTGTCACATCTTGAGCGTCTCTGGCAGAGAGGTTTAGTGAAGGGTTCTCTTGTAGCATAGCAGCGATGGCTGCCGTATCGCCCCTCTGAGCCAGTGCATGGATGTCGAGCTAATTTATGGAAAGATGTCAGCAATTACTTCGCTAGCCAAATTGCGAAAGATATAATGGAAAAAGGACTAGGACATACGTCGTGACACATCAAAGGCTCTCGTACAGTTTCCCGGCCGACCTCCTGACTGTCCCTTTCAAGCTCTCCGCCTCGAATTGAGCTTCCTTCATCTAACCTGCCTGAATCTGACAGGACTATTGATTGTTCAAGTACAGCTCGATTTGAGTCTGGGCTTGTCGCTTTCACCCTAATGTCTGGAGATGCCACTGTAGTCATCTCTTGGTCCATAAGATAGGTGGTTCGTGCGTTGCGACCTGTAGTTCTGGGTATGGTTTTGAGCGCCTTTTATCCTGCCTGGTGGTGTACTTGTTGCTCTTTCTCGGTGAGTCCAGGATTGCTTGAGAACATACGTGTGGAAGTAGCAAAGGAGGTATTTATACGTATATATACATAGCGATGCTGCGTGTGTGCAGCGCAAGGCCGAGCAGCGTAGAGGCCGTGTCCGGACAGTTCGATCCATGAAAACAGCAATTCGGACATTGGCTACAGTTTCAGTTACGAGCGTTCCTCGAGCCGCACACAGCTCATATATCAATCACTGTTGGCTATGATGAGAATAATGAGAGGGAAGCAGATATGGCTATACTTCGAGTACAAGTACATCTATACAACAAGGGACAGAGCTATATGGACAGCAAGGATAATAACTTCACTCGTGCCAAGTACAATAACCTTTTCTGGGGGGCCCTCTTTGAATAATGCTATTGCTCGTCAACCTCCATGCTGCTCTCTACCTGAGCATGCGCTCCTCTAGTGGTGGCCCCCCTTGCGCCCGTTAATCTTTCATCCAGCTGGCTTGCATGACCGTGCTCTAAGTGGTCATATTGGACCACTTGGCCAGGACTCGCCGCCGGTTGTTTATCAGGCTTCCTATCGGCCGTCACTGACTCAATTGTTAGTTAAGAGCACAGACTTTTAATAGAAGACTTACCCCAAGGTCTTCTGTCCATGGGGCATTGTTGCTGTgattcatcttccttctgacCGATCCATTTCAACAAGCAGTGCATGTGAAAAACGTGGGTGCATTCCCCCCAAACTAAACAGAACAAATCAGCATCATGCTTTTGCTCCACACATACACTACGCTTACTCAAGGGACAGTCATCGCCGGGTATTTTGCAATCGGGGCAAGTGCTCTCGAAGGCCGCTTGGCATATACCGCAGACGTCCTGatcgtcgtcatcgtcgAGGCCAACTTCGTCCGGCGGCGCGTAGTGGTAAAGCTTGTGAGGTTCGTCGGAAACGTCCCAAATCCAGTAGGCTACCGCGCGATAGGAATTTATTTCCACCTTCATGGGACTGTGGATGTTGGATTGTTTGTGGGATAGTGATGATACTCGGCAGTTCGCTCACAATCGATGAATAATGAACCTAGGAAACCCTTCTGTCTACAAACGGGCCAAACAGCATCACAACAACAATCATGAAACCatgacgtggaagatgagacaGCTTGTGCCTCCGCCCTTTTTCACTACTGTCACTAGGTAATGACGGGCATCGATATCATAAGCATTTGTATTCCCACTATGCATGTATAGTTACGGAAAGCATGGGATTTACTCTGTGAGTTGGGTTGACTTACTTCAGCAGGTGATATAATCACGCTAAATGGCATATAACAGTCTCCTCCAATGGTCCTGCACTCCCCCCGCTGGCCGGGCGGTTTCTTTGGCGGATGTCGTATGCGCTCGTGTGCTTGAGAGCTACGGAGTAAGTCAACCGCCTAGTTCAAAACGCTAATGACTTTCACTGACATCTATCACTAAGCATaatcctccttctcggcTAGGTCTTCAAGTTCGCACATATCGCGCTCAATTCCCTCTTTCGCCAACCACCGACGATAACAATCAAGATAATAATAATCAAGTTTCGCGCTACCTCACCATAATATCTAACCTAATGCCTCCAGCACAACCAGGGGAGGCCAAAACAAATGCTCCCATCATCAAAGACGATACAGCATACCTGTTCCTCGATGATCGCTCTTCAACAGCTACTGGCGGTGAATCAGAGCATGTTAACAGGGCTACTGAAACATCTACTGCTGCCCACTCATCCGATCCCATCCCTCTGCaaatggatgaagaagggaagcgGTTCCGGTGTGTAGCAGTTAGACCATCAACAGCGGTTATCCCAATGTTGCAATCATTACTTAGTCCTTTCGTGATGGGTTTAACTAAAGCAGCTCGTACCGTAAGCATATTTTTATGGCTAGCCCTTTCAGTTGCCTTCTTGACCAAGCTCATTTCGAAAATAGACTGCATCACAAACATCCTCCACTCCTGTTCCTACTTCTCTCCCTGGGTCAACCCTTCTGATGACCGTCCTCACTTTCAATGCACTTCTCTCTCCGCAACCCCCTGTAATACTTCGGTTGTATATCCTTCCCAATCAAAGTGCTAGTAGTATTTTCCTTGAAGGAGAATATGCAGGCTCTGTAGATGGCAaaagcgaggaagaaatagAGGGAGAAGTTAAAAAGTATTTAGAAAGCTGTCTAATCACCGACTTGCTTGGAGAACGACGATGGATAGATTGCTCAAGAGGACAAGAGAATTGGAGAGCATGGGACGATGCTGAGAGGAACAAGTGTGCAATGCTTACTCTGGCAAAGACCTTACGTCAAGGCAATTTTATTTGACCATTAGAATATTCATCAGTAGTGAGAGCCATGCATAATTTCTACCATGCCATCCAAAtatgatcttcttccatctaAACAAGGCTACACGACGAGATGGGATTTAGTGATCCTTGATCCCTATCAAATTTAAATGGCTGTTGCATTGCCATAGGTAGTACCCTCCAGACCTCGAGAAACCAATGCGAACTCATGAAGAGCTTCTCGCATCCGCCTCGCGGTGCGCGATCTGAGTAACATTTTAGTTTGTTTCCCAAAGGCAAACCAAAGGCAAGACATACTTCAGGACAGCCGttttcaacttcttcttcgactcCAAAGTTGCCCTCGGATCAGGAAATCCATCCTGTTCTTCTGATCAGTTCTTCCATTATATCAACTCTGCTGTACCAAAACACTTACAATACTCAAAACTCCTTCTAACCACGCTGACATCACGTCACCGCTCACTCTGGTAACTAATCCAGCCAGCAATTCTGCCAAGTTTGGAATTACACTTCTGGGACCTTCACTACCAGCAGAGAGAATTAAAGCGTGAAGTAACGATGGGCCAAAAGCAACTAGAAGAGGATCAAAGATGGCTTCGaggggagatgggaagcGTGTCTTCGATAGCAGGGCAACCTACGCTATCGATTAATCGACGAAGCATGCAGGACTAAACGATTGAGACGTACAAAAAAATCAGAAGCAGACTTGAGGGAGAAACGTTCGTGAAGTCTGAGACCAGCAAGACCAAGTTGAATATATGACTCGACTTGATGAGGTTGCAGACGGAGCAGCACACCGGGGTAACGTTCAGCAAACTGTACGCCGTTAACTCGTTTCCCGGATGTAATAGACGTACCGAATGACAAAACTTGAACCACCCTTCCACAATATCCGGATTCTTCAAGACCGATCAGTTGCATGTTCGAATAAAGAACCTAAACAGGCTTACCTCCTTCATTCCTTCACCCTGGAACAAGCCCTGCGCAATTTCAACCAATCTCCCTCCGCATTGACCAACTGTCTCCCACTTttcctgctcttctctGGCCCTCATcgcctcgtcttctctcgCGGCTAAATCTTTTTTCTTGAttaagaaagaagggggagCGCTGATACTGAGGATTACTGTAGATGCTAAGGTGAACCAGAGAGCAGAAGGGGCGCGAGAACATGCGAGGGTGACGAGAGAGAGTAAtggcagaggaggaagagaaatgaGGGTAGGAGGATTGGGTGACACGTGCTTCAATAGCGAAGATATGGCCTACACGGGCTATCAGCAGCAGAACAAAATATCAGCTTCAGGTTTTCGACACACATCGGCGATCTCAGAGTCTCCATTCCAAACTCCAACAACACCCTCGATTGCCACAAAAGTTTTCTCTCGTAATCTCGCCATTCTCTCGTCACCTCGTACCCTtttcacttcttcttctttctgatCTTCACCATCCACTGCGTCAAAAatttcatcatctgaaGGCGAAAGACCCTTGAGGCATGCTGTCAGAGAGTTGATGGTCTGTatgagaagaggttgagcCTCCAGCGCATTAGTGCGTGATGTAGAAACAGCTGCTTGCATACGGTCAATAATAGGGTTTACGATAGCCTGCCAAGAAAGTAAGCTCATAATTGACAATAAAACATTGATAAGAGCTCACCTCAACAGGCCCAATTGCCTCCTTTGGAGGCAATGCCTGGATAACACTAGAAATACCCTGAATGACTTTACTTTGCTCCTCCGACTGAACATATTGGTTTTAACATTAGAAGGAATCGATGTTAAGATTTCTACTCACGCCCATGTCTCCGATTTTACCGTGAAGCTCTGAAAATGCGCCGATATGTTCAACCAGCTTCTTCCTACACATGTCGCACAGTGCTTTGAGGGCGTCCGCAGCTGATCGAGAGATTGAGTGATTACGAGAAGTAAGAGATGGAACGAGATAGGAGAGACATGGGGCAAGATGAGTGGGGTGAAATTTGAACCATTCCTCGTAGGACTCTGTAATGGCGCGTCAATACTTTCTGGACACACCTGTATCAACTTACGGATCAAGCAAACTACGGTGAGCCTCAACCTATCTTCGCCAAGACCTCCAATTGGCCGCTGTGTCAACAGTCCCAATGCTTGCTCGCCAAACAAGACAGGGAGACTCTGATCCTCACCCAAAGGTACAGCTTCAGATGAGTATCGGATGCAATGCAGGGTGGCTTCAACATCCTGGTAGAAAGCAAGTCAACGTTGTCAAACAAGACTGGCTTGCAACTCACCTGCCAAGAGGCACCATCTTGAATCTGCTGAGCAGCTGTTTGCGTTAAATTTTgcatcatctcctccctcaGAACATAATAACTAAGGTGGGTTAACCCACTTCGTTGATGAAATGCTTAAACTACTTACGCTCCGACGACGACCTCTCCGGcatcccttctccaacgACTGAACGCCTCCCTGTCATCCTTTTCCAGGCCACCTAATGTGTCACCATGAGGTacctcgccctcgccaGGCCATCTGACTTTTCGGCGAGTAACGGAAACCAACTCAGCAAAGAACTGTTTTGCGATCAACCAAGCAGGGTGTGTCTGGTGTGGAGCCTGGAACAGATCCGAATCCATGAGCGCCTCTTGCAGTAAAGAATAGATTGGGAGAGTAAGCTGAGATGGTAGTTGCTGATGAGTTCATTCGGCGGAAGCGATTACTACAAGAACTCACCTCGCTGATGTTTTCCTCCACTCCGGCAATACCCTTCCAGCCAGTAATGCGCAACACCATTCCCAAAAAGGTTTGCACTTGACTCTCTTGAATATGCGCCACCAACCATTCTGAAGAATGTTCAACAAGCGCCGCTACAAGCTTGGCAAACGCAACAGCTTCTTCGGAGGGGTCTATGTAACAGCTTTCACATTAGTCTCTCAGACGGTATAGCATACAGCTGGAATTACTGACCTTCTTCGGTCAAACCCAAGATAGATTGCCCAGATGGTCCGGTAGCCCATGATATAAGAGGTTCCGTCAAAATCTTGGTCCCTTTACCGTATTTGAAGATGCTTTCGGAGAGGacctcaacaacagcagaaCAAGCGGCAGGCAAAGGCAACAAATTATAGAGAACAGGTAAAACCTCGTTCAATTCGCTTCACGTAATGTCATCGGATGCGAGCATATAGTGAGGAATTAGACTCACTCCGCTCCCAGGCCCCAGTCAATCCAGCTCTCAACGCATTTACAAGCAGCCTCGGCCTCACGTAATCTCTCATCTGTAGAGCTCGCGTTGTCGCCATTCATAGATCTAATGACTGTCCGGACGACGACTTTGAGATCGCTTTCCACATGCCTTCTAATAGCGGCTCTGTGAAGGATAATGATGAGCAAGTTTGAGTGTTACAGATCCATATTTCTCACCTTCGCTGCTCTGCTAATCCCGCTCtgcccatctcctcaacgCAAATGGCGCACCACTCCAGTTCCAACAATCGCAATCTCAGAGCCAGATTGACCCCAATACTTTGAGTGTCCGCTTGACTGAAAGCATATTGCATGGATTGAATGACAGTATGGATGGGGTGTGAGAATATGGTGAATTCCAAGCGCAGAAGGAGTGACGCCAGCTTTCGCATTGTCAAAATGAGTGCCGTGGCTGGGATAAATATTCGCACAACACTCACAGAACCGAAGATCTTCCTTACCACTACGGCATTTCCAGGCTGGTACGAGTGAGGATTCTTTGGATTTATTGCTCCTGATAATgtttcaagaaggagggcgagaagacCTTGGTGAAGTTCTTGAGGTAATGTATCCCTGACGCCGAGCGTCAGGATTTCTTCAAGCCGTCTCAATTTCTGATAAGCTCACCAGTCACGCGAGATTTTTACTTGAGCTGTATGAGCCCCAAAAAACCTCACATTGGTATCCTGTACACATTTGATCAACAAAACGTTCAATGTAGCGAAAACGGATAGTCTGTCCCCACCTCATGGTTCGCGAGGCCGGCTATCAATCCCCATGCTTCAGGCGTTCCTTGGATTTTTTGCAGTTCTGATTGGAGGTACTTCGCTTGTGCAGGATTAGAAGATGTAGCAGGGTCAAACAGTTGGAGAATGGTCTACTTCACGCAGGTCTGATTAGCTCCTTGATCCTCTGTTTGACCCTTCAAATAAAGTAACTGACCTGGGCGACCTGGGTGAGGTCGGATTGTGGAAGTACAGGGAATGAGACAAGAGAAGGGGTCGGGgattcttcatccattGTGAGCGATTCCATGGCGTGGGGATTCGATGTAAGTGATATGTGTCAACGAGGATCGCGGAGAGCTATTTTGGAAAATACCCcgttctctctcttcgccTTGAAGCTTCATGTTGACTTAAATGGTGACGCTGGAAGATTTTTTAAACACCGATGTCATCATACATATCTAGTCTCGCTCAAAAATGGGCTCAAATCAGAGGAAATCGGAGGGACGGACGGACTCCGGAAGCAATGGATTCGCATTGTATttatcatctccatctgcCCAATTGaccaaagaggaaagacaCCAACAGCAGCTGCAGTTAGATGTCTTCCAACTTCTATACCTCCTCTCATAACCGCTATTGGCTCCTGACTCGGCCGTCTCTTCTGGAATCTCGGCAAACAGACCTCAAATACTGCACCTCTCGCCAGCTATAttgcctcttcatcttcttctctcaacTCATCCAAAAACTCGGTAAACgactgctgctgaggcAAATACCGATAGCCACCGCATGTGTGTTTTTCAAGCGGTTCTACTTCAAGAACAGTTTGTGCGAAACGAATCCATATCTGGTGCTCGCGGCTTGCATTTATGTGGCAGCCAAAGTAGAGGAGACTCCGGTACATATCAAGAGTGTCGTAAGTGAGGCCAAGTTGGTTTTCCATGGTGAGATTTCCCTTTAGGCTCTCAATTGTTACATTTCCTGAAGTCGGGCGATCAATGAAACAGAACACAACATCAAAATGTTCCCTGCTGAGACCAATAAGCTTGGAGAAATGGAGTTTTATCTACTGGAGGATCTCGATTTCCACTTAGTGGTCTTCCACCCATATCGGGCGCTACTCCATCTCACCGGGAGGGAGTCTGCAGACATGGGAAAATTTGAGAAGTCCAGAGTTCAAGAAGATATGGAAATacgaaaaaaagaaggagatgcCAAAAAGatgcgagaagaagaggcgaagaaggcgagcAGTAAGGGACAGCAACCAACAGTTGGACAGGCACTTGAAAAAGAGGGGGAGCGCCTCGAAGAGGCTGAGGAAACCAGGATAAGGCGTCTAATGAGTAGAGGGACAGGCGAAGGTATGATGGAAGTGGACGAGGGTGTTTTGCAAATATCATGGTGAGTGTGATTATCGACCCCAATTTGGCATCTAGCTGATAGGTCCCAATAGGTTCATCCTCAACGACTCCTATCGCACCGATGCCCCTCTGCTATATCCTCCTTATATAATCGCTCTCTCGGCAATATATATCGCCTTCTGCCTAACATCCATGTCGAATTCCTCTGCCCGCACCCGTGCGTCTTCCACTCAGCGACCGGAACTCTTGCAGTCGGCTTCGATTAATGAAGGATTGAATTTGCTTCCACCGCCTAAAAATGCCGCAGAATTTCTGGCTGGGTTTCAAGTCAGTTTACCAATGCTGTTTGGTTGCGTGCAAGAGATTATTGGACTGTATCCCGTATGGGAGGCATTTGAGCCAACGGTGATGAGGAATTCCCAAGCACAAGCCAAAACGGGGAATGCAGCAGCACCTGTCCCGGCTGCAACTGGGACAAAAACCGGGCAGAACAACGATTTAGTCCAAGACAAAAAGGACAAGTTCGGTTTGGAGGAGGCTGAATCTCTGGTACGGAAAATGATcgaggaaaggatgatAGATTTAGGTCATCCAGATAATGCGGGTGTTGAAAAGGCTTCAGGTACCGGCCCCTCCAATGTAGCGGGTAAAAAGCGCGCAAGATAGCATAGATCATGTCTTGCTCATTTTCGAGTGCACAGTACATCGATTGTCATATTAGACGCATGGTATATTGTATGAGACTGTATTAATATTATGAATGCCGAAAAACCATCGCATGCGTATATGTACACTTTCAAATAATCTATCTACATAAACGTCCATCCCCAAAACCTCCTCCTATCTTGTTATTCCCACATCTCTCTATGTCTAAGCGAACAATCTCTTGGTGTAAGAGTTCAAACCGTGTACACCGCCTTCGAGCTGGG harbors:
- a CDS encoding hypothetical protein (Similar to gi|16197625|gb|AAL13436.1| anaphase promoting complex subunit 11 [Arabidopsis thaliana], FASTA scores: opt: 355, E(): 8.2e-17, (48.077% identity (66.346% similar) in 104 aa overlap (1-104:1-80))) — its product is MKVEINSYRAVAYWIWDVSDEPHKLYHYAPPDEVGLDDDDDQDVCGICQAAFESTCPDCKIPGDDCPLIWGECTHVFHMHCLLKWIGQKEDESQQQCPMDRRPWVTADRKPDKQPAASPGQVVQYDHLEHGHASQLDERLTGARGATTRGAHAQVESSMEVDEQ
- a CDS encoding hypothetical protein (Match to ESTs gb|CF193079.1|CF193079, gb|CF193078.1|CF193078), coding for MGFTLLLQWSCTPPAGRAVSLADVVCARVLESYGHNPPSRLGLQVRTYRAQFPLSPTTDDNNQDNNNQVSRYLTIISNLMPPAQPGEAKTNAPIIKDDTAYLFLDDRSSTATGGESEHVNRATETSTAAHSSDPIPLQMDEEGKRFRCVAVRPSTAVIPMLQSLLSPFVMGLTKAARTTASQTSSTPVPTSLPGSTLLMTVLTFNALLSPQPPVILRLYILPNQSASSIFLEGEYAGSVDGKSEEEIEGEVKKYLESCLITDLLGERRWIDCSRGQENWRAWDDAERNKCAMLTLAKTLRQGNFI